In Deferribacter desulfuricans SSM1, the following are encoded in one genomic region:
- the recD gene encoding exodeoxyribonuclease V subunit alpha produces the protein MMVLDILLKNKIIGYFEYEVAKWVYENTKNPLIKNIFLLLAYSYENGDSCLDLKCIENRDLLEFFELDDKGLSFIFPDSEKIKSEIVKYNFLKNLVVVFDDKLFFKRIFNYEKYIADKIRELSAKKRGIKKFFYDENLNNLQNLAVSLSVINNFMVISGGPGTGKTTVIKKIIETILDNNDNHKIAITAPTGKAVSRILESLKEFPFLDKIEPPCTIHRLLGANSREMRFYYNKNNRLPFDTLIIDEVSMVDVEIFYHVLQALKDDARLILIGDKNQLSSVEAGAVLGEICSIKEFFGLNTLNFFTKNIANKFDFNGNVVENDSMPIVDCLIEFDESYRFGKNSGISRLAELIKFEKYNELEELIFSERGFDGLLFYDLNKNVIENIVDDFKKEIKENYLQALNKIKILTPFKRGDFGTEFLNFYVDKKLKKSFGATDWYTGRQLIINKNDYSNGLYNGDMGVAVVEDKKYLMFYDSLNKEYLKFPESLISGYDLGFALTVHKSQGSEFDNVYFILGNKDHQMLTKELIYTAITRAKKRVIIIGDKQILFNAIKRKTDRKSAIGKLLYES, from the coding sequence ATGATGGTATTAGATATTTTACTTAAAAACAAAATTATAGGTTATTTTGAGTATGAAGTTGCTAAATGGGTATATGAGAATACAAAAAATCCGCTAATTAAAAATATTTTTTTATTATTAGCATATAGCTATGAAAATGGGGATAGTTGTCTTGATTTGAAGTGTATTGAAAACCGTGATTTGTTAGAATTTTTTGAATTAGATGATAAAGGATTAAGCTTTATTTTTCCAGATAGTGAAAAGATAAAATCAGAAATTGTAAAGTATAACTTTTTGAAAAACTTGGTAGTGGTTTTTGATGATAAACTATTTTTTAAAAGGATTTTTAATTATGAAAAATATATTGCAGATAAAATCAGAGAATTATCAGCGAAAAAAAGAGGAATAAAAAAGTTTTTTTATGATGAGAACTTAAATAACTTACAAAATCTTGCTGTAAGTCTTTCTGTAATAAACAATTTTATGGTAATATCAGGGGGGCCTGGGACTGGTAAGACCACTGTAATCAAAAAGATAATCGAGACAATTTTAGATAATAATGATAATCATAAAATTGCTATAACAGCACCTACTGGAAAAGCAGTATCAAGGATTTTAGAATCATTAAAAGAGTTCCCTTTTCTTGATAAAATTGAGCCTCCTTGTACTATTCATAGACTTCTTGGTGCTAATAGCAGAGAGATGCGTTTTTATTATAACAAAAATAACAGATTACCTTTTGATACTTTAATTATCGATGAAGTTTCAATGGTTGATGTGGAAATATTTTATCACGTTTTACAGGCATTAAAGGATGATGCTCGTTTGATATTAATTGGGGATAAAAATCAACTCTCTTCGGTTGAGGCTGGAGCAGTACTTGGGGAGATTTGTAGTATAAAAGAGTTTTTTGGGTTAAATACCTTAAATTTTTTTACGAAGAATATAGCAAATAAATTTGATTTTAATGGTAATGTTGTGGAAAATGATTCTATGCCAATTGTTGACTGTTTAATTGAATTTGACGAAAGTTATAGATTTGGAAAAAATAGCGGAATAAGCAGATTGGCTGAGTTAATAAAATTTGAGAAATATAATGAATTAGAAGAACTAATTTTTAGTGAAAGAGGTTTTGATGGCCTGTTGTTTTATGATTTAAATAAAAATGTGATTGAGAATATCGTTGACGATTTTAAAAAAGAGATAAAAGAGAATTACCTTCAGGCTTTGAACAAAATCAAAATTTTAACTCCATTTAAAAGAGGGGATTTTGGGACAGAATTTCTAAATTTTTATGTGGATAAAAAATTAAAAAAAAGCTTTGGTGCAACAGATTGGTATACGGGTAGACAGCTCATAATAAATAAAAATGATTATTCAAATGGGTTGTATAATGGTGATATGGGTGTGGCAGTGGTAGAGGATAAAAAATATTTGATGTTTTATGATTCATTGAATAAAGAGTATTTAAAGTTTCCAGAGTCATTGATAAGTGGTTATGATTTGGGTTTTGCTTTGACAGTGCACAAAAGTCAAGGTTCAGAATTTGATAATGTTTATTTTATTTTAGGGAATAAAGACCATCAAATGTTAACAAAAGAGCTGATTTACACTGCAATTACGAGAGCTAAAAAAAGGGTAATTATAATTGGAGATAAACAGATATTGTTTAATGCTATCAAACGAAAGACTGATAGAAAGTCTGCTATAGGCAAGTTACTTTATGAGTCATAA
- a CDS encoding exodeoxyribonuclease V subunit gamma, with protein MKNGLHLYLSNDLNILFDKLYTNIKSASVKHFFDRRWIVVQTDGMVRWLSLKFTEREGFFSNFNFLFPRNFILEILEILQLLDKEKALLDKKEIFLEILRYLQKSVPKELSAYIDDVGGKKCVQLALKLSDIFDQYITYRYEYLLNPDKIMTKWQRELFKKVVVSRQNIVVGIQKFIEDKFDKNLLEKIPDTINLFSISILPPIYINFLKNLSQFKRVNLYTINPSKSYWFEDLGEKARVYFEKKYGSLTDYFEDGNTILLNNGKMLQEFISLLYDMEPTPIEYEDYKDYDGKTALSTLKQSIFENVKDAEIVNDDTIQVHSFHSKLREVEGVYNYILSVLDKDKSISLEDIVVMCSDINEYAPFIDAVFKNKDIKYNISDNSYLNDDVGIKGVFKILSCLREDLSVVDFLDMIENEAIRSKFDINQNELNVINYLINELNLRWGLSESEIKSFYENISLNNTFGYFYKRLMLGMISGEDYIIDNVLPYTNIKLSQADLLGKLLYIIDKIKFYYESFKDKVSLENAKKILFNIVDDFIGENFSDSASFLSFLSELEKIESEEIIVDLEGFLEILRVVTNDVKNSYNFMRGGITFCELVPLRSIPFKVVCMLGMTDENFPRKDVKLFINEMEKNRRKGDRNAKLSDRLLFLDTIISAEKYLYISFIGRDLKKNKIINPSLPVVELVDFMHLERIEHPLHSFNSKYFEKNSKLYNYNEDDFKIASNNNLSFEKENILVLSSKQVDNGEKVEKIGLSKLTTFLRNPLKYYFKENGIDFEEETSVLESKEPLYLGKYDEYNLIFKILRDFKVIDKLEFSGDLPHANIGKGYLERIKRRLYYLDNLLKGVSPEYSLKLLNDLDINCKISDKFSLEGKIYYQINGNLFFMDFFNKAKDKSYQLEWVVKTLVSNKNSFYLIRENEIKSADFNLDFSYLSFIVDVFERGKCQPIIFDDKIVDKTYEEFLRSLENSLFQKMFNNKVDNYLIYFVDNFEINRSYFEFLKEINQKLYNFEVNFETI; from the coding sequence ATGAAAAACGGACTACATTTATACCTTTCAAATGATTTAAATATACTTTTTGATAAATTATATACGAATATTAAATCAGCATCTGTTAAACATTTCTTTGATCGGAGATGGATTGTTGTTCAAACAGATGGGATGGTTAGATGGTTGTCTTTAAAATTTACCGAAAGAGAAGGTTTTTTTAGCAATTTTAATTTTCTTTTTCCAAGAAATTTTATATTAGAAATTTTAGAAATATTACAACTTCTTGATAAAGAAAAAGCACTTTTAGATAAAAAAGAAATATTTTTGGAAATTCTTAGATACTTACAGAAAAGTGTTCCAAAAGAGCTCTCAGCATATATTGATGATGTTGGTGGTAAAAAATGTGTCCAACTTGCGTTGAAACTATCTGATATTTTTGACCAGTATATAACTTATAGGTATGAATATCTATTAAATCCTGACAAAATAATGACAAAATGGCAGAGAGAACTTTTTAAAAAGGTTGTTGTTTCAAGGCAAAATATTGTTGTTGGTATTCAAAAATTTATAGAAGATAAATTTGATAAAAACCTTCTTGAAAAAATACCTGATACAATAAATCTTTTTTCCATATCCATTTTACCTCCAATTTATATTAATTTTTTGAAAAATTTGTCACAGTTTAAAAGGGTTAATTTATACACTATCAATCCCTCCAAAAGTTATTGGTTTGAAGATTTAGGCGAAAAGGCGAGAGTATATTTTGAAAAGAAATATGGTAGCCTTACTGATTATTTTGAGGATGGCAATACAATATTATTGAATAATGGTAAGATGTTACAGGAGTTTATTTCTTTATTATATGATATGGAGCCAACACCTATAGAGTATGAAGATTATAAAGATTACGATGGTAAAACCGCTCTTAGCACACTTAAACAGAGTATTTTTGAAAATGTTAAAGATGCAGAAATTGTAAATGATGACACAATCCAAGTCCACTCTTTTCATAGTAAACTGAGAGAGGTAGAAGGTGTTTATAATTATATTTTAAGTGTTCTTGATAAGGATAAGTCAATTTCTTTAGAAGATATTGTAGTGATGTGCTCTGATATAAATGAATATGCCCCTTTTATTGATGCAGTATTTAAAAACAAGGATATCAAATACAATATCTCTGATAATAGTTATTTAAATGATGATGTTGGTATTAAAGGAGTTTTTAAGATTTTGAGCTGTTTGAGGGAAGATTTGAGTGTGGTTGATTTTTTAGATATGATTGAGAATGAAGCTATTAGATCAAAATTTGATATCAATCAAAACGAGTTGAATGTAATAAATTATCTGATAAATGAGCTGAATCTAAGGTGGGGGCTTTCTGAAAGTGAAATAAAAAGTTTTTATGAAAATATATCTTTAAATAATACTTTTGGATATTTTTATAAGAGATTGATGTTGGGGATGATTAGTGGAGAAGATTATATTATTGATAATGTGTTGCCATACACAAATATTAAACTTTCGCAGGCAGATCTGCTTGGTAAGTTACTTTATATTATTGATAAAATAAAATTTTATTATGAATCTTTTAAAGATAAAGTATCTTTAGAAAATGCAAAAAAGATTTTGTTTAATATTGTTGATGATTTTATCGGTGAAAATTTTAGCGATTCAGCCTCTTTCCTAAGTTTTTTAAGTGAGTTAGAAAAGATTGAAAGTGAGGAAATAATAGTTGATTTAGAAGGTTTTTTAGAGATTTTAAGGGTAGTAACAAATGACGTGAAAAATTCTTATAATTTTATGAGGGGAGGGATAACCTTTTGTGAGCTTGTTCCTCTTAGAAGTATCCCTTTTAAAGTGGTTTGTATGCTTGGGATGACAGATGAGAATTTTCCACGGAAAGATGTTAAACTTTTTATTAATGAAATGGAAAAAAATAGAAGAAAAGGGGATAGAAATGCAAAACTTTCTGACAGACTGTTGTTTCTTGATACAATAATTTCTGCTGAAAAATATCTTTATATAAGCTTTATCGGTAGAGACTTAAAAAAGAATAAGATAATTAACCCTTCACTTCCTGTGGTGGAGCTTGTTGATTTTATGCATTTAGAAAGGATTGAGCACCCACTGCACTCTTTTAATAGTAAATATTTTGAAAAAAATAGTAAACTTTATAATTATAACGAAGATGATTTTAAAATAGCATCTAATAATAATTTGAGTTTTGAAAAAGAGAATATTTTGGTTTTATCTTCAAAACAAGTAGATAATGGAGAAAAAGTAGAAAAGATTGGTCTAAGTAAACTTACTACTTTTTTGCGCAATCCGTTAAAATATTATTTTAAAGAAAATGGTATTGATTTTGAAGAAGAAACAAGTGTTTTAGAGTCAAAAGAACCTCTTTATCTTGGGAAATATGATGAATACAATTTAATCTTTAAAATATTAAGAGATTTTAAAGTGATTGATAAGCTTGAATTTAGTGGAGATTTGCCTCACGCAAATATTGGAAAAGGGTATTTAGAAAGAATAAAAAGGAGGTTATATTATCTTGATAATTTGTTAAAAGGAGTTTCACCTGAATATTCTCTTAAATTGCTAAATGACTTAGATATTAATTGTAAAATTAGTGATAAATTTTCACTGGAGGGGAAAATTTATTATCAGATAAATGGCAACCTATTTTTTATGGATTTCTTTAACAAAGCTAAAGATAAAAGTTATCAGTTAGAATGGGTAGTAAAAACTTTGGTTTCAAATAAAAATAGTTTCTATCTTATTAGGGAAAATGAAATAAAATCTGCCGATTTTAACCTCGATTTTAGTTATTTATCTTTTATTGTGGATGTTTTTGAGCGTGGAAAATGCCAACCAATAATATTTGACGATAAGATAGTAGATAAAACATATGAAGAATTTTTGAGAAGTCTTGAAAACTCTTTATTTCAAAAGATGTTTAATAACAAAGTAGATAACTATCTGATATATTTTGTTGATAACTTTGAAATCAACAGAAGTTATTTTGAATTTTTAAAAGAGATTAATCAAAAACTGTATAATTTTGAGGTAAATTTTGAAACTATTTGA
- a CDS encoding UvrD-helicase domain-containing protein, whose translation MKLFDPYKFGFNLKNKYLIEASAGTGKTYTIAVIYLRLIIEKSMLPENILVVTFTVDAAEELKNRIRKFLVNAYRFINEESDDIDSNLKLYLEGFKGDKKVLSHLKMALFMMDESAIFTIHKFCKKVLVENPLETKSLFNYEIESSDKELIEDSVYHLFRKVFYGEDPKIIDLLFRIYSPTDFENFIEDFLRYSDVDYIKESNINCEELVEKIEKLYQSIDELEENEDTANRYVKSFIKKTKIFDFDIFQYEFNKSESKYLESIKKLRDEIVTDFKNYIKNKIISNLESIQEFLDSKKLKNNIITFNDLVKNVYLSLRNSGELASRYKNLQVLLIDEFQDTDFFQIEIFNKIFNEKTVFYIGDPKQSIYGFRGADLNAYFYATKNIKEENKFVLSICYRSTDNLIENYNKIFSKASFFGDDRITYQQVSFFKENKFKIKSFVNSDFEIYLLDCTNKNQVLDSLFNRINYALSHEKIIDGDEERGLRPEDIAVIVPTNFDAESVREYLSNRGVKSVLNTTKTVFETDQAFELIKILDALEDYKNPSKIKTALLTPVFDKRIYEINDEIIREYAEKFALYSQYLQKLGVLPAFIKIFFDENSKGKILKRVNGERIYTNYLHILELLQEETLNDVYSPEKMKSWIIKRRRGDIKGSEDYELRLESDENAIQIITIHRSKGLEFPFVIIPFFDYPKQFDRQGTFYKFFYNFNENKHLLEFIYGEDSILEDDIQEKARLFYVALTRAKCKCVIFDYKRRGYKYLDTFLYGAELNDKVSFDDKLQRLKHFLGDNAYIDTLVPSTDKKVSFSNEDKKLVFEKFSGEFKNSYILSSYSSMIKSAKNLEKGNEIFELEELLELDEKEEHFIAENISLPPGAKTGNYLHKILEDISFGWSSEKIKNVCFEYGKKLGFDEAAGLEAYKIISKVLNKKIKAIDKNFRFAELDDEKCSKEFEFFLRLNDSRGFLDELKSIFSNKGLSVFSKRLQDIDVEKGVLTFLRGFIDLVFEYDKKVYIVDWKSNFLGSSIEDYSRERLIDEIALHHYYLQMVIYQIAIYGFLQSSGFKYEIGDVFYIFLRGFEPEKECGYYKFSLSKQELNKLLEYF comes from the coding sequence TTGAAACTATTTGATCCATATAAGTTTGGATTTAACTTAAAAAACAAATATTTAATAGAAGCATCTGCAGGAACAGGTAAGACATACACTATCGCTGTTATCTACTTGCGACTTATTATCGAAAAGTCGATGCTACCAGAAAATATACTAGTGGTAACATTTACTGTTGATGCTGCAGAAGAGTTAAAAAATAGGATAAGGAAATTTTTAGTAAACGCTTATAGATTCATAAACGAAGAAAGTGATGACATAGACTCAAACTTAAAATTATATTTAGAAGGTTTTAAGGGTGATAAAAAAGTTTTGAGCCATTTGAAAATGGCACTTTTTATGATGGATGAGTCAGCTATTTTTACAATTCATAAGTTTTGTAAAAAGGTTTTAGTTGAAAATCCGTTAGAGACGAAATCACTTTTTAATTATGAGATTGAGAGTAGTGACAAAGAGTTGATAGAAGACTCAGTATATCATCTGTTTAGAAAGGTCTTTTATGGGGAAGATCCAAAAATTATAGATTTGTTGTTTAGGATTTATTCCCCAACAGACTTTGAAAATTTTATAGAAGATTTTTTAAGGTATTCGGATGTGGATTATATTAAAGAATCAAACATTAACTGTGAAGAGTTGGTTGAAAAGATAGAAAAGTTATATCAATCCATTGATGAGCTTGAGGAAAATGAAGATACAGCAAACAGGTATGTAAAAAGTTTTATTAAAAAAACTAAAATCTTTGATTTTGATATATTTCAATATGAGTTTAACAAAAGTGAATCAAAATATTTGGAGTCTATAAAGAAGTTAAGGGATGAAATTGTAACTGATTTTAAAAATTATATAAAGAATAAAATTATTTCAAATCTCGAAAGCATACAGGAGTTTTTAGATAGTAAGAAACTTAAAAATAACATCATTACTTTTAATGACCTTGTAAAAAATGTTTATTTGTCGTTGAGAAATAGTGGTGAGCTTGCAAGCAGATATAAAAACCTTCAAGTTTTGTTAATTGATGAGTTTCAGGATACCGATTTTTTCCAAATTGAGATTTTTAATAAAATATTTAATGAGAAAACTGTATTTTATATCGGCGATCCTAAGCAATCTATCTATGGTTTTAGAGGGGCTGACCTAAATGCGTATTTTTATGCCACAAAAAATATCAAAGAAGAGAATAAGTTTGTTTTATCAATCTGTTATAGGTCAACTGATAATTTAATAGAAAACTATAATAAGATTTTTTCAAAAGCATCGTTCTTTGGTGATGACAGAATAACGTATCAACAAGTATCGTTTTTTAAAGAAAATAAATTTAAAATAAAATCTTTTGTAAATAGTGATTTTGAAATTTACCTTCTTGATTGTACAAATAAAAATCAAGTTTTAGATTCACTATTTAACCGGATAAACTATGCCCTTTCTCATGAAAAAATAATTGATGGTGATGAAGAAAGGGGGTTAAGACCTGAAGATATTGCAGTTATTGTCCCTACAAATTTTGATGCAGAAAGTGTTAGAGAATATTTGTCCAACAGAGGCGTAAAGTCTGTATTAAATACCACAAAAACTGTTTTTGAAACAGATCAAGCATTTGAGCTGATTAAAATTTTAGATGCACTGGAAGATTATAAAAATCCATCGAAGATTAAAACAGCTTTACTAACACCGGTTTTTGATAAAAGGATTTATGAGATTAATGATGAAATTATTAGAGAATATGCTGAGAAATTTGCTCTTTATTCTCAATATTTACAAAAGTTAGGTGTTTTACCTGCATTTATTAAGATTTTTTTTGATGAAAATAGTAAGGGAAAAATTTTAAAAAGGGTAAATGGTGAAAGAATTTATACAAATTATCTGCATATTTTAGAACTTTTGCAGGAAGAAACCTTAAATGATGTTTATTCTCCAGAAAAGATGAAAAGCTGGATTATTAAAAGGAGAAGGGGGGATATAAAAGGGAGTGAAGATTATGAATTGCGTTTAGAATCTGATGAAAATGCTATTCAGATAATAACAATTCATAGAAGTAAAGGTCTTGAGTTTCCGTTTGTTATCATACCATTTTTTGATTATCCAAAGCAGTTTGATAGGCAGGGAACTTTTTATAAATTTTTCTACAATTTTAATGAAAATAAGCACTTGTTAGAGTTTATTTATGGAGAGGATAGTATTCTTGAAGACGATATTCAGGAGAAGGCAAGACTATTTTATGTGGCTTTAACAAGAGCAAAGTGTAAATGTGTAATTTTTGATTATAAAAGGAGAGGGTATAAATACTTGGATACTTTTTTGTATGGTGCAGAGTTAAATGATAAAGTTTCTTTTGACGATAAACTACAGAGATTAAAGCATTTTTTGGGTGATAATGCATATATTGATACTTTAGTCCCTTCGACAGATAAAAAAGTATCTTTTAGCAATGAGGATAAAAAATTAGTTTTTGAAAAATTTTCGGGGGAGTTTAAAAATAGCTATATATTAAGTAGTTATTCTTCAATGATTAAATCTGCAAAAAATTTAGAAAAAGGAAACGAAATTTTTGAGCTTGAAGAGTTATTAGAGCTTGATGAAAAGGAAGAACACTTTATTGCAGAAAATATATCTTTACCTCCTGGCGCAAAAACTGGCAATTATTTGCATAAGATCTTGGAGGATATATCATTTGGATGGAGTAGTGAAAAAATAAAGAATGTTTGCTTTGAGTATGGAAAAAAGCTGGGATTTGATGAAGCTGCTGGCTTAGAAGCTTATAAAATAATATCTAAGGTTTTAAATAAAAAAATTAAAGCAATTGATAAAAATTTTAGATTTGCAGAGTTAGATGATGAGAAATGTAGTAAAGAATTTGAGTTTTTTTTGAGATTAAATGATTCTCGTGGATTTTTAGATGAGTTAAAAAGTATTTTTAGTAATAAAGGGTTGTCAGTTTTTTCTAAGCGATTGCAAGATATTGATGTAGAAAAAGGTGTTTTGACATTTTTAAGAGGTTTTATTGACCTTGTGTTTGAATATGATAAAAAAGTCTATATTGTTGACTGGAAATCTAATTTTTTAGGTTCATCTATTGAAGATTATTCAAGGGAGCGTTTAATTGATGAGATAGCATTGCATCATTATTATTTACAGATGGTTATTTATCAGATTGCCATTTATGGATTTTTACAAAGTAGTGGATTTAAATATGAAATTGGTGATGTGTTTTACATATTTTTAAGAGGTTTTGAGCCTGAAAAAGAATGTGGATATTATAAATTTTCTTTAAGCAAACAAGAGTTAAATAAACTATTAGAGTATTTTTGA
- a CDS encoding phosphomannomutase/phosphoglucomutase, which yields MIDRGIFRQYDIRGVVPDNFNKEVIKQIANTFAYQVKEETGKENPTVTVGRDVRLSSDELFEGVKEGLIDAGVNVVELGRCPTPVTYFSAFHLNPDGFIMITGSHNPPEYNGMKFGIGKTTFHSEKIQSVYENIMKYGYRKSDKKGTVSNYDIVSAYIDWNVEHFKELKEKIDNLGKKIKVVIDAGNGVASRVAPEIFKRLGVDTVELYCEEDGRFPNHHPDPTVEANLKDLIETVKKESADFGIGYDGDADRIGVVDESGNIVWGDMLLIVYTKELKKFYEKPKVIADVKASQVFFDYAKKIGAEPIMWKTGHSLIKNKLKETNAELAGEMSGHIFFNDRYFGYDDAIYSSVRFLEAYVNNLIDKKVEKVSDLLSDVPKVYNTPEIRFECPEDKKFEIVKKLTELFKEYKDNGKYNIKDIIDIDGIRVIFEDGWGLLRASNTQPVLVMRFEASSKDKMAEYQNIIESELKNLI from the coding sequence ATGATAGATAGAGGGATTTTTAGACAGTATGATATTAGGGGGGTTGTTCCTGATAATTTTAATAAAGAAGTTATAAAACAGATAGCAAATACTTTTGCTTATCAAGTAAAAGAAGAAACGGGTAAGGAAAACCCTACTGTTACTGTTGGAAGAGATGTTAGACTATCTTCTGATGAGCTTTTTGAAGGGGTAAAGGAAGGGTTGATAGATGCTGGAGTAAATGTTGTGGAGCTTGGAAGATGTCCCACTCCAGTTACTTACTTTAGTGCATTTCATTTGAACCCTGATGGGTTTATTATGATTACTGGAAGCCATAATCCTCCGGAATACAATGGGATGAAATTTGGTATAGGAAAAACGACGTTTCACTCTGAGAAGATTCAATCTGTTTATGAAAATATTATGAAATATGGTTATAGGAAATCAGATAAAAAAGGAACTGTGAGCAATTACGATATAGTGAGTGCATACATTGATTGGAATGTTGAGCACTTTAAAGAATTAAAAGAGAAAATAGATAATTTAGGTAAAAAAATTAAAGTTGTAATAGATGCTGGTAATGGGGTTGCTTCAAGGGTAGCTCCAGAGATTTTTAAACGTCTGGGTGTTGATACAGTAGAATTGTATTGTGAAGAGGATGGTAGATTTCCAAACCATCATCCAGATCCTACAGTGGAAGCAAATTTAAAAGATTTGATAGAAACTGTTAAAAAAGAATCAGCTGATTTTGGTATAGGGTATGATGGTGATGCGGATAGAATTGGTGTAGTTGATGAAAGTGGAAACATTGTCTGGGGTGATATGCTACTAATTGTTTATACAAAAGAGCTGAAGAAATTTTATGAAAAGCCAAAGGTTATTGCTGATGTAAAAGCTTCACAAGTATTTTTTGACTATGCTAAAAAGATAGGTGCAGAGCCGATAATGTGGAAAACTGGCCATTCTCTCATTAAAAATAAGCTTAAAGAGACAAATGCAGAACTAGCTGGTGAAATGAGCGGACATATCTTTTTTAATGATAGATATTTTGGGTATGATGATGCCATTTATTCATCTGTTAGATTTTTAGAGGCTTATGTAAATAATCTTATTGATAAAAAAGTAGAAAAGGTGAGTGATTTATTATCTGATGTTCCAAAGGTTTATAATACTCCAGAGATACGTTTTGAATGCCCAGAGGATAAAAAGTTTGAAATCGTTAAAAAGTTAACAGAACTTTTTAAAGAATATAAAGATAATGGCAAATATAACATAAAGGATATTATTGATATTGATGGCATTAGGGTAATTTTTGAAGATGGATGGGGGCTACTTAGAGCAAGTAATACTCAACCGGTGCTTGTGATGAGATTTGAAGCTTCAAGTAAAGATAAAATGGCAGAATATCAAAATATTATTGAGAGCGAGCTTAAAAATCTTATTTAA
- a CDS encoding EAL domain-containing protein: MVKELLRYLPEYNPEPVLLINTDGNILYKNRAADNILKDKELPPLVVEDIKNKKNKFDFELELSNKKIYKFFSYFIDNQNTYLVYGFDITEIKEKEKRLNYLANYDPMTNLPNRNKLYYDMLEHIDYKSVIVLIDIKSMRQINSIYGYDTGNKYLIELSKILRDMFKEFSIYRLYGNIFVVYDSVGLACEINEDLYLNKIYQSLSSKSIKINGFNLPISVRLGFSKCEDLEEKNKDYPELQLKLAETALLEAKKLNRDYLSYSKINNIVELYKNNWEWLNRITALIKNEIDGCLVPYFQPIVNNFTGAVEKYEALMRIKIGKKIYTPNFFMSVANESGYIKDLTKILIDEVFKRMKDNHKKVSINLTPMDVENGILNYLVNKCKEYNIESGRVTIELLENENFYELEDEVIKFKENGFLISIDDFGVGYSNFSKLISMPIDYIKIDGSLISNIESDSSTYDIVRHIVEISKTLKCHPIAEFVSNLTIYEIIKKLGVEFSQGYYFSPPVPDLKV; encoded by the coding sequence TTGGTTAAAGAACTGTTAAGATATTTGCCTGAGTATAATCCTGAACCGGTTTTGTTGATAAATACAGATGGGAATATTTTATATAAAAATAGAGCTGCAGATAACATCCTAAAAGATAAAGAACTTCCGCCATTAGTTGTAGAAGATATAAAAAATAAGAAAAATAAATTTGATTTTGAATTAGAATTATCTAATAAAAAAATTTATAAGTTCTTTTCATATTTTATTGATAACCAAAATACTTATTTAGTTTATGGTTTTGATATTACAGAGATAAAAGAAAAAGAGAAACGATTGAATTATCTTGCAAACTATGATCCTATGACAAACTTACCAAACAGGAATAAATTATACTACGATATGTTAGAGCACATTGATTACAAATCTGTTATAGTTCTTATTGATATAAAATCTATGAGGCAGATAAACAGTATTTATGGTTATGATACAGGGAATAAATATCTAATAGAGCTATCTAAAATTTTAAGGGATATGTTTAAAGAGTTTAGTATTTACCGATTATATGGAAATATTTTTGTTGTTTATGATTCGGTTGGTTTGGCTTGTGAAATAAATGAAGATTTGTATTTGAATAAAATATATCAAAGCTTGTCGAGTAAAAGCATAAAGATTAATGGTTTTAACTTACCTATTAGTGTTAGATTGGGTTTTTCAAAATGTGAAGATTTAGAGGAAAAAAATAAGGATTATCCAGAGCTACAATTAAAGTTGGCCGAAACTGCTCTTTTAGAAGCTAAAAAACTAAACAGAGATTATCTATCTTATAGTAAAATTAATAATATTGTAGAACTTTATAAAAATAACTGGGAATGGTTAAACAGGATAACTGCACTTATAAAAAATGAGATAGATGGATGTTTAGTTCCATATTTTCAACCCATCGTAAATAATTTTACTGGTGCTGTGGAAAAATATGAAGCACTTATGAGAATAAAGATTGGTAAAAAGATTTATACACCAAATTTTTTTATGTCTGTGGCAAATGAATCTGGTTATATCAAGGATTTAACAAAGATTTTGATAGATGAAGTATTTAAAAGAATGAAAGATAATCATAAAAAAGTTTCGATTAATTTAACACCAATGGATGTGGAAAATGGTATACTAAATTATTTGGTTAATAAATGTAAAGAATACAATATTGAAAGTGGTAGAGTCACGATTGAGCTTCTTGAAAATGAAAATTTTTATGAGTTGGAAGATGAAGTTATTAAATTTAAGGAAAATGGGTTTTTAATATCTATAGATGATTTTGGAGTAGGATATTCCAATTTTAGTAAGCTGATTTCCATGCCTATAGATTATATAAAGATAGACGGTTCTTTGATTAGTAATATAGAATCAGATAGTTCTACTTATGATATTGTTAGACATATCGTTGAAATTTCTAAGACATTAAAGTGCCACCCAATAGCAGAGTTTGTTTCAAATCTAACTATATATGAAATTATAAAAAAATTGGGAGTAGAATTTTCTCAAGGGTATTATTTTTCTCCCCCCGTTCCCGACCTAAAAGTTTAA